A single window of Gossypium hirsutum isolate 1008001.06 chromosome A10, Gossypium_hirsutum_v2.1, whole genome shotgun sequence DNA harbors:
- the LOC107895974 gene encoding uncharacterized protein isoform X1 encodes MADCKHGDEEFDTQANEETVKAKKYGGLAPKKKPLISKDHERAFFDSADWALCKQGAGVNQKSTVAIETLRPKLQRTPHQQLPPRRPTCTSGRDNMGQ; translated from the exons ATGGCAGACTGCAAACATGGTGATGAAGAGTTCGACACCCAAGCCAATGAG gAAACAGTAAAGGCCAAAAAATATGGAGGACTGGCGCCAAAGAAGAAACCCTTAATCTCAAAG GACCATGAACGTGCTTTCTTTGATTCAGCAGATTGGGCATTATGCAAG CAAGGTGCAGGAGTTAATCAAAAATCAACTGTGGCAATCGAGACTCTCAGACCAAAGCTTCAG AGAACACCGCATCAACAATTACCACCCAGGAGACCTACATGTACATCTGGTCGAGATAACATG GGGCAGTAG
- the LOC107895974 gene encoding uncharacterized protein isoform X2, with amino-acid sequence MRNLTMADCKHGDEEFDTQANEETVKAKKYGGLAPKKKPLISKDHERAFFDSADWALCKQGAGVNQKSTVAIETLRPKLQRTPHQQLPPRRPTCTSGRDNMGQ; translated from the exons AT GAGAAACTTAACAATGGCAGACTGCAAACATGGTGATGAAGAGTTCGACACCCAAGCCAATGAG gAAACAGTAAAGGCCAAAAAATATGGAGGACTGGCGCCAAAGAAGAAACCCTTAATCTCAAAG GACCATGAACGTGCTTTCTTTGATTCAGCAGATTGGGCATTATGCAAG CAAGGTGCAGGAGTTAATCAAAAATCAACTGTGGCAATCGAGACTCTCAGACCAAAGCTTCAG AGAACACCGCATCAACAATTACCACCCAGGAGACCTACATGTACATCTGGTCGAGATAACATG GGGCAGTAG
- the LOC107896612 gene encoding beta-D-xylosidase 1, producing MAKSVLFPLLFITTTVFLGFFISSAESRPPFACDPRNGLTRSLKFCRANLPIHVRARDLIGRLTLAEKIRLLVNNAAAVPRLGIQGYEWWSEALHGVSNVGPGTKFGGAFPGATSFPQVITTAASFNESLWEQIGRVVSDEARAMYNGGMAGLTYWSPNVNIFRDPRWGRGQETPGEDPVLAGKYAANYVRGLQSTTGIRLKVAACCKHYTAYDLDNWNGVDRYHFNARVSKQDLADTYDVPFKSCVVEGKVASVMCSYNQVNGKPTCADPDLLKGTIRGQWGLSGYIVSDCDSVGVMYDTQHFTATPEESAAAAIKAGLDLDCGPFLAIHTDLAVRRGLLAEADVDLALANTITIQMRLGMFDGEPSAQPYGNLGPRDVCTPAHQQHALEAARQGIVLLKNSGSLPLSTARHRTVAVIGPNSDVTVTMIGNYAGVACGYTSPLQGISRYARTIHQAGCSDVACGTNNLFGAAEVAAHEADATVLVMGLDQSIEAEFRDRVGLLLPGRQQELVSRVARASRGPTVLVLMSGGPIDVSFAKNDPRVSAIIWAGYPGQAGGTAIADVLFGTTNPGGKLPMTWYPQDYVAKVPMTNMGMRPSRGYPGRTYRFYKGPVVFPFGHGLSYTSFKHSLALAPTDLSVLLDTNLFATKNYSTLSSNAIRVKHAKCDSLSSLFHIDVENTGNMDGTHTLLVFSTPPAGQKWSPNKQLIGFHRVHVVAGSKQRVKINIHACKHLSVVDEFGIRRIPMGSHSLHIGDLKHSISLQANLEGIKV from the exons ATGGCTAAATCCGTTCTCTTTCCCCTTCTTTTCATTACGACTACCgtttttctgggtttttttaTTTCGTCGGCGGAATCTCGTCCGCCATTTGCATGCGATCCTAGGAATGGGTTGACGAGGAGTTTGAAGTTTTGCAGGGCGAATTTGCCGATTCACGTGAGGGCCAGGGACTTGATTGGGAGGTTGACGTTGGCGGAGAAGATCCGGCTGTTGGTTAACAATGCGGCGGCGGTGCCGAGGCTGGGGATTCAAGGGTACGAGTGGTGGTCGGAGGCTCTTCACGGCGTTTCCAATGTTGGTCCGGGAACAAAGTTCGGCGGCGCTTTCCCTGGTGCAACCAGCTTCCCTCAAGTCATCACCACCGCTGCTTCTTTCAATGAATCACTATGGGAGCAAATCGGACGG GTGGTGTCAGACGAAGCAAGAGCAATGTACAATGGAGGAATGGCAGGTTTGACATACTGGAGCCCCAATGTTAACATATTCCGAGACCCACGGTGGGGCCGAGGCCAAGAGACTCCTGGTGAAGACCCTGTTTTAGCAGGCAAATACGCCGCCAACTACGTCCGTGGCCTCCAGAGTACGACGGGGATCCGCCTTAAGGTCGCTGCCTGCTGCAAACATTACACCGCATATGATCTTGATAATTGGAATGGTGTGGACCGATACCATTTCAATGCCAGG GTTAGCAAGCAAGACCTGGCTGATACATATGATGTGCCATTCAAGTCTTGTGTGGTGGAAGGGAAAGTTGCAAGTGTAATGTGTTCTTACAATCAAGTTAATGGCAAGCCCACTTGTGCTGACCCTGATCTACTCAAGGGTACAATCCGAGGTCAATGGGGCCTTAGTGG GTATATTGTATCAGATTGTGATTCAGTTGGGGTAATGTATGATACTCAACATTTCACGGCTACTCCAGAAGAGTCTGCTGCAGCTGCCATTAAAGCAG GTTTGGATTTGGATTGTGGACCATTTTTGGCAATCCACACAGACTTGGCAGTGAGGAGGGGGTTGTTAGCTGAGGCTGATGTTGACTTGGCTCTAGCCAACACCATAACAATCCAAATGAGACTTGGCATGTTTGATGGCGAGCCATCAGCCCAACCATATGGGAACTTGGGCCCAAGAGATGTGTGCACTCCGGCTCATCAACAACATGCTCTCGAGGCTGCCAGACAAGGCATAGTTTTGCTAAAGAACTCTGGTTCTCTGCCATTGTCCACTGCACGCCACCGCACTGTTGCTGTTATTGGGCCCAACTCTGATGTCACTGTAACAATGATAGGAAATTATGCAG GAGTGGCATGTGGTTACACGAGTCCATTGCAAGGTATTTCAAGATATGCAAGGACCATTCATCAGGCAGGGTGTTCAGATGTTGCTTGCGGCACAAACAATCTGTTTGGAGCGGCGGAGGTTGCAGCCCACGAGGCAGATGCAACCGTACTCGTAATGGGGCTTGACCAATCTATAGAAGCAGAATTCAGGGACAGGGTAGGGCTGCTCTTGCCTGGACGCCAGCAAGAGCTTGTTTCCCGAGTGGCTCGAGCTTCTAGAGGTCCAACCGTGCTGGTCTTGATGTCAGGTGGTCCTATCGATGTCTCATTCGCTAAGAATGATCCTCGAGTTAGTGCCATTATATGGGCTGGTTATCCAGGCCAAGCTGGAGGAACTGCAATTGCGGATGTTTTATTCGGAACAACCAATCCAG GAGGGAAGCTGCCAATGACATGGTATCCTCAAGATTATGTAGCTAAAGTCCCAATGACAAACATGGGAATGAGGCCATCAAGAGGCTACCCTGGAAGAACCTACAGATTCTATAAAGGTCCAGTAGTGTTCCCTTTCGGACATGGCCTgagttatacaagttttaaacACTCTTTAGCCTTAGCTCCAACTGATCTCTCAGTACTTCTTGACACCAATCTTTTTGCCACCAAAAACTACTCAACATTGTCAAGCAATGCCATAAGGGTGAAACATGCCAAATGTGATTCACTTTCCTCCCTTTTTCACATTGACGTTGAAAACACTGGCAATATGGATGGAACTCACACATTGCTTGTTTTCTCCACGCCACCTGCTGGACAAAAATGGTCTCCGAACAAGCAATTGATAGGTTTCCATAGGGTTCACGTCGTCGCCGGGTCTAAACAACGCGTTAAGATCAATATTCATGCCTGCAAACACCTTAGCGTTGTCGATGAATTTGGTATTCGAAGAATTCCAATGGGTTCACATAGTTTACACATTGGTGATCTCAAGCATTCTATTTCTCTCCAAGCAAATTTGGAGGGCATCAAGGTCTAA